Genomic window (Nicotiana sylvestris chromosome 7, ASM39365v2, whole genome shotgun sequence):
acctcccgtgccactttggatagcctgagttgtggccttgatcacagaataactcattatcttgttggacctgagtccctcttcaaccatgccgcccatttttgctacttcattgaaagatttaccaaccgacgtcaccaggtgaccaaagtaggttggctccaacgtttgtaagaagtagtccaccatttcaccatccctcattggcggatcgactcttgctgcttgttctctccaacggaatccaaattccctgaagctttctctgggctttttctcaagttttaacagtgtgagatgGTCGGGGAcaatctcaaggttatactggaaatgacctgcaaatgcttgtgctagatcatcccaagtataccacctgctGGGATCCTGCCTTGTGTACCATTCTAATgtggacccgcttaaactttgaccgaaataatcaatcagcaattcatcctttccacctgcccctcttaTCTTACTGCagaacctcgtagatgtgccatgggatcaccgtgtccctcatataagtcaaactttggcatcttaaaacctaccgacaattgaacatcggggaaggacacagatctttgtaggccacactaacttggctgcccaatccatgcatattcctgaaagattgctccaggcttttcactttacggagcacttcatcctgctccggattcttagctggcctctcagCTTATGTTGGGAACTGAAGgggaggggtgtaagtgtatggctcgggtgctttgaaggtgagttcaggaggatagtattgattgtcTTGAACCTGAAACACGGGTTCATCaggtgatttttgcaatgtggctggtggaggtgccacgaaaataggaacagTTGGTGGAGTAGGGTTTTGTTTAGatggtgaagcttggggattataggaagtttcccccccCCCCCGATAGTATTGGGTAATGGGGAAGCTTGctgatggaccagtggaagggtgcTCCGGAGTCCGAactggtgaaagggtaggagtaggaggaagtattggtggtgtttgtcccttaACCCAGGCTAGGTGTATCCCAgcaatctcttgtctcaacctgtccatttcctccttcatcatttgcatctccatTTTTtcttcctcaacacttttgtccgaaccagacatactttccggaatgggccttttagatcttgtgtggtaatggtaatctgccagaacgttctaacgagctaactgttttgaaatctctttctctggtataaacaacaaacttgttagtgttagagcttaacacataatgcaatttcacattggggaatgcaatgttcctaggcagtttaactatttctaacatgttttttctttgattgcatgcgtcattccggcttatgtcctttatttattcactttgccctttctttttatattttagtGGTGGCCGAATCTTATGTAGATTGTATACGTATCatatccccgcatgaatcagaccgggcgtagttctgccataagtaaaataaagacacaattttgcattctattaccaaaatatgctattacaagctattatttgaaaaagaaacaaacgaaatacagactcctcactgttaacattgtttgatatgaaaagagaacaaaggggtagacaacagactcttaaAACAAATAAGtgcagacttgaactagggatacatcaaagccttgaattttggtgcccgcgaggcatcgttcggccttttcgcgggttTTGGTGCCAGGCTTCTTTGCAGGTTACTCAttcctccatgatctggtggacataacccatgactgaggcaaaaaggatatcacggggcatttcttcacatgctaggcacttcgtggtgatgtagcgcccaatctcattgatcctacccctgattctatccctttttATGCACAGCtattctattcgttgattctttagtcccaatattcgagtgttgtcaacgagctgatcttggaacctctccatttgttcttccattcgggctattgaatcatagcagtgttccctgtccgttctagcatctcgggcttgtttaaagacccgatcactgagagtggaatttatttctcttaatattgcaaccttccttcataatcccttctcacttgccataggtgtTTTTTCTGCGCTGTTGTACCTTTCGCCCATCTGGCCCGtattcttgctatgctagccttagatctttccaagtcttttcgACTTTtagcgacctgattccttaaccctgctatcaaccttttatcggcccggcttctccgttggttgtcggcatccattttcatcttccggttctgagctttgaggatcttgCTTTCTCCGGCTagtttgttcttttctccttcatcggcagcaacctgcactttgttctcaaatttcaaatccttaatttgttgtttcagcttgcctattttgGCAAGATATtcgcgctctttggccaaccagtcccaatgctcttgtgaggacttggcaaattcttgaaggtgaggtcttttagccggcctcccagacgacatttcccctttgtaccaagcctgatatccgggtgaaacttcccctcttgccTGATTCAGTACACATAtatttgcctctaagtattgacattggctccaaatctggcggacccttgcttcaggaaactggccatcggaactgatctcaatcacctgggtgcttagatcctcatctttcggcactatctgacacctcccaagttgcctcaaaacccgatacggcgcataaggttgaatgctcttaagtcccatcaagagaaaatggggcctagctgctggcatgtatatgacttcgtcgatcggtaaccatcccagtgtccactgtatttgactggcattgaggatcctgaaatatgaggtccatgccaagactccttcaggtaagcagacctcattaattctggtgtagaactcctctatgcaggtcttttcagaagatccatggctcaggaactgggctcggtgacaaaGGTGTttggtcatccacatttgcaataacaagttacacccttcgaaaaagtttcctccggctttgcaggccgtgagagctcggaacatatcagatacaatcatgggcgccagcgtgctatccttttgagtgagcaaagtactgacgaccccagctatctttatgtcaacattcccgtcttttcttgggaacactaaaagccctaagaaggttatcatgaaagtaACTCGTCTATCTTCATCCCAatttcgacggttacttttgctgtacaacttgttttctggcttgtcaaatcctcctatgtggccgtatgtttggtatatgaagctcagagtgcagaaaccttttgccaagtcagggttatggattgttctgactatctttaatgagtccaaaaaccggtgcaccgctacggctcttggagccaccaggtatttatgcctcaatggaacctcagcactgccgatgtaccctgttatttcctctaaagttgggtgagttcaaagtccgagaagtggaagacattgtgcgcagggtcccagaaagggaccagtgcccttataatatcccctcgaggcctgatatccaacaaagtcgtgagacctttcagatgtttcttgatttcgtcattccaccatagccgtaactggagggggattttattcatgattgaaaaaggttcaattTGAGTCGTGcccattctgcacatttattaataagattaaacaaaagaaaatttatttgactaaaaaCGATTTGATCATTTTTCCTAAAATAAAAACCAGATcttccgaacacgacctttcagcacttcagggacgaagattttaaggttgtgcgagttaaccaatcaaataaaaaaaataaaaaatgacagaAATGgccgtttatacaaagtcagccttccggcgttccttttgggaacattcggctatttttgatagaaacggcatcacccgactctatgacgaaaaattaaaattttggcacttttttttttgttgctatttttgcaaaatgggcgGTTGGCCCcaacgagggttgcctacgtatctcacgccctgtgagaatcaaaccggcgtagttcgcacATAAACTGAACTTTGTAAACAATATTCCTTTCTTtcccaataaaaaaaaattcaaaattttggcaggaAATTGACACTACTTGgccattggtttttttttttttaaaaaaataagtagttatctccctacactgctatatactctcttttttctttttctctttttttctcttttttcacaatttttcaaaaaaaaattcccaatttcagaagccggtcagcatgcagatctgaagcaaataaatgtgcaaaacaaacaagatgTAGTAGGATggtttttttcatttcaagttgcctgtcctagacggacccaacccctgtgttgagtcccttaagccaaatgcaacatgatgcaaataaatgttcctactagggatccagcatgaagttAAGTTATTCTAGATTCGACCTGGGTATAtattctagacagtgtacccgagcggacaactcgagttgaggaaggagctcctttccgggaactaAAAGGTCAGCCGGCTTAGAAACATTCCGAgactcttttatttagggtatgacactaacagaatagggagtctcaactagtaagcacatccccggagctaagaagaaaagggtttcggcacagtttatatgtacaattcaaataatatcaaagcagtaataAGCAGCATTTTGcatattaagcacagatcatatgagaaatcagataataaagccaaaatacaacaatttatcaagctcgaatttctaacgcTGAACCGTTGGTTCTGAGCAAAttacctccccagcagagtcgtcagagctgtcacacctcctttttcttacCCCctagggtataagggagtttttttccaattaaaggacaatcgaaacgggatttgtttatgttcagagtcgccacttgggagatttagggtgtcccaagtcaccaatttaatcccgaatcgaggaaaagaatgactctgtattacagtccgcgaaccagaaatctggataaggaattctgttaacccgggagaaggtgttaggcattcccgagttccgtggttctagcacggtcgctcaactgttatatttggcttatttatctgattttaatacaatatgaacttatgtgcaaattttaactttgaactgcttttatcaattttattattattgttattattttaaggAGAAtcgcaacgttgtgaaaacgtatctcgaaccacgtcacagtcaatgcacccgtggttatcgacacatttcgactccgttgagatttggatttgggccacatgAATGCGcgcccgtatttaagaaaataatttattaaagacgcgcctaaagtgactaacgtattgttgttttgggaggAGGCCGTAAAAATTCATTAGACGGCCAACTCCAAAGTCTATCCGGTTATTGAGtccttttattgagggccccgcaatttgtgatcTACTCTGGCAAGGCACGCCtcctttattttaaggatatcctaaaatgactacatttttatttaaattagtctctaaaaataaaataaaaatcctaattaattgcATGCTTAATCGGTCCGTTATTTATTATTTACCAACTTACGACCATTGTTGAAAAGTAAACATCACCAAAGCTGAAATTGTAAATAAAGTACAAAATTGACAAGTAGtatttttcaaaagaaaactAAACATCTTATAACTATCCTAAGCCCATTTTGTTAAATGAACAAACAATGGGTATTAACTACTTACAAATATTGGCAACTAGAATTAACTTTAATCGCTAATGCTCTTTCGAAAAAATATTGAACTTCAATATTAACTCATTTTTTGTACTTGACTCATGTCTATTAGATTAATGTTCTTATCCTTGCTATATTGATTCACTCTTCAAATATACTAAACCTGCTAATTCTACAATTTAAGAGTCCCTATGTTTTCCTAAATTTGTGGGTCTTTGTTACTTAAAGATTCAACAATTACAAAATTGCGAATTACTTCTATTTTAATGTCCGCGAGTTCAAAACTAGATTTTTGTTAACCAACCAATATTAAATTGATATCGTACATGGATTATTTTCCAAAATGATTCCAAACTAAGGTATTTGATGACACGCATTAACAAAACTGACATTATTTAACTATGAAACTCACGCGAGACTTAAAAGTTCAAATAACCTACATCTTACTCAAATTGAACACACATATTATACTAATTGATGCTCATATCTTTTCAAGGAATTCAGTTCCACAATCTAAGGTTACTTATCACTTATTGCTAATAACATGATCTTATAGAAGGAACAGTCATACTTATACAAATGTCTAACGTTCATTTAACATAAAACAACATAATTAAAGTCTATCTAAAATACAAAACATGctaaaattctgcatctcattTCATCTTCAAAGTGTACATCAAAATGATTTGTAgaagtgtacctggtatggaCACAATAAGAAAAGGGGAAGATCAGTGCAGAAACACAGCAGTAGCATATACAGCAACACAGCAGTAGCAACAACCAATAAACCCGGGAAATACTAAACTGAAAACCCAACAGTACCAAAACTAAACACAGACAGACGCAATGAAACAGTAGTTTTCTGTTTTTGTCAAACACTTCAAAGAAAGCAGCCTGAAACTTTGAATGCATAAGTTCAGCCTTAACACTCTAACTCTAATTCTTAATGCAAAAGTTCTGATTTTTTCTGAATATTAGAGTTCTTTGTTCCAAAATATTTCTCCCTGTAATTCTTACTCCTTTTAAAATCAGTCCCCCAACCCCTTTTTATACAAATATGCCCTCTCTTTTCACTTAGCCCGACCCCCCTCCCCCCTTTCTATTTTAAAACAGACTTTTCCACTACAATTCCACTAAGGAAAGCTTTTTCTTAATTTCAGCCCCTCCACTCCCTTTGGTTCCCTATTCCCAAATTAATTAATATAccactaacaaaacactaacacTAAAATATTATTCCAACTGTTTCATTcctaaatcacccctgaaacccctttaATATTACTACCCCCCTAATAATTGTATTTAAACTTTTAATTCTGAAATATGTTCAAACTAccaaaaacttaaaactaaatctgactaacagctataaccaaacttattgaTAGCTAAATGACTAAGGTCGAATCCTAATTGAAACAAACTGAACTGAATTTACAGAACTTAACAGAatcatttaaactgaaattgaaacattgaatcaatatgcacatgaatgcaggtaATATGAATGCAGGTTCATTATCAGCCtaatgacaatgccctgaaactaagTGGCCACAgatcaaacatgcacaccaatATTTGACGAACTTACTGATTTATCAAACAAGAACGAACTAATCGACGAAAACTAACTAACTGATTACCTACAACAAGTGATAATAATCAATTTGAAAATAGATAATCAGAcagtttcaatcagcattaacaggAACAGGGGTTTataataaaacaactaatcgacgaacttagtcgaatcgattacacacattgtaactcaTAACAATTACAGCAAATAGAAGCAATGCcagaattggaccaaataaaaaggtctattGAAGACAAAAcagaattaattaaaagaaagtagaaaaatcacaaaaattactAAAACAGGCAACGAGATACACATAGAATAcatgaataaaaaaaagaaagaaaggaaaaatacctctgaatctcaAAGACAAAAATGTCCCAGTCTGAACAGGATTTGACCTCTTTGAGGTCGAACGAACTTTAATCGacgtattctcaattgagaatacctcgattaaggtctattagaccccaacccttcatTTAATCGGACagattccatgatttggaattttagggttccgTTTTTTTTCGAATTTAGGGTTTGAACATTTCTAggcagattcgaaccaaaccaagcttggtttggttacaagtgaggtcaggggagtaactggtatgaatttggggtgggttggggtaggtttaggttatgctcgaatcttcgattgaagattcgagaagttgtaAGGTGATTCGAAGTAAAAggttaacagatccatgatgagggtggtcaggggatgctatggtgttaatttggtggtcatCGAAACATGTGGAGTTTTCAGACGAactcttcgattgaagattcgagaaggttgGTGATGATTCGAAACAAACGGGTACTGGATTTGAATTgggggtggttaggaggttcaggggtgttattttgatggTTGGCGGCggcgttgccgccgggtttcaggcgaaggggagatagggcggctagggtttggggggggcaTCGTCtcagagacgatgatgaacaggaaggtgg
Coding sequences:
- the LOC138872691 gene encoding gibberellin-regulated protein 14-like — its product is MSGSDKSVEEEKMEMQMMKEEMDRLRQEIAGIHLAWVKGQTPPILPPTPTLSPVRTPEHPSTGPSASFPITQYYRGGGETSYNPQASPSKQNPTPPTVPIFVAPPPATLQKSPDEPVFQVQDNQYYPPELTFKAPEPYTYTPPLQFPT